A single genomic interval of Macadamia integrifolia cultivar HAES 741 chromosome 6, SCU_Mint_v3, whole genome shotgun sequence harbors:
- the LOC122081982 gene encoding ACT domain-containing protein ACR10-like, translated as MGIPYDDVVIITPPENEGNPSVITVNCPDKTGLGCDLCRLILFFGLNIVRGDFSTDGMWCYIVFWVVGKPTTRWDLLKRRLVGACPSCSSASVIYYYRSELQQQQKPPDIFLLKFCCFDRRGLLHDVTEVLCELELIIRRVKVSTTPDGIVIDLFFITDTRELMHTKKRKDDTCDHLRDVLGDALISCEIELASHELVTCLQNSSFLPVAAMEDMFRLELPEDHPSESAIANNVSVTMDNSLSPSHTLVQISCKDHKGLLYDIMRTLKDYNIQISYGRFSMRERGQCEVDLFIMQADGKKIVDPSKQNALKSRLGLEVFCPLRVTVVSRGPDTELLVANPVELSGKGRPLVFFDITLALKMLDTCIFTAEIGRHVIGDREWEVYRILLDEGDGPSVPREKIEEEVTKMLMGWK; from the exons atgggTATTCCTTATGACGACGTGGTTATTATCACGCCGCCAGAGAACGAAGGGAATCCTAGTGTCATTACTGTGAACTGCCCTGACAAGACTGGGTTAGGTTGCGATCTTTGCCGTTTAATACTCTTCTTTGGGTTGAATATTGTAAGAGGAG ATTTCTCAACGGATGGGATGTGGTGCTACATCGTGTTCTGGGTCGTAGGAAAACCCACGACGAGGTGGGATTTATTAAAAAGGAGACTTGTGGGGGCATGCCCTTCCTGTAGTTCCGCTTCGGTAATTTACTATTACAGGTCGGagttgcagcagcagcagaagccTCCTGACATTTTTCTCTTGAAGTTCTGTTGTTTTGATCGAAGAGGGCTCTTGCACG ATGTTACCGAAGTCCTCTGCGAGCTTGAGCTCATAATCAGGAGAGTCAAGGTATCGACCACTCCAGATGGAATAGTAATAGACCTTTTCTTCATCACAGACACCAG GGAACTGATGCAtacaaagaagaggaaggatgATACTTGCGATCATTTGAGAGATGTTTTGGGTGATGCGTTGATCAGTTGTGAGATAGAATTGGCTAGTCATGAACTTGTTACATGTTTACagaattcctcatttcttcctGTTGCAGCCATGGAAGATATGTTCAGGTTAGAGCTTCCTGAAGATCATCCAAGTGAGTCTGCAATCGCCAACAATGTTTCTGTTACAATGGACAATTCCCTCAGCCCTTCTCACACACTTGTCCAAATAAGTTGCAAAGATCACAAAGGTCTCCTCTACGATATTATGAGAACCTTGAAGGATTATAATATCCAG aTTTCTTATGGTCGTTTCTCCATGAGAGAAAGAGGACAATGTGAGGTGGATTTGTTCATAATGCAAGCAGATGGAAAGAAGATAGTTGATCCAAGCAAGCAGAATGCGTTGAAGTCTCGCCTTGGGTTGGAAGTTTTTTGTCCCCTAAGAGTAACTGTGGTTAGCCGAGGTCCAGACACAGAACTTCTGGTTGCAAACCCTGTAGAGTTATCTGGCAAGGGCCGGCCCCTTGTCTTTTTTGACATCACCCTTGCACTCAAGATGCTTGATACGTGCATCTTCACG GCCGAAATTGGGAGGCACGTTATTGGGGATCGGGAATGGGAAGTTTACAGAATCCTTCTTGATGAAGGGGATGGCCCTTCAGTGCCGAGGGAGAAGATCGAGGAGGAAGTCACAAAGATGTTGATGGGCTGGAAATGA
- the LOC122081800 gene encoding glycine-rich RNA-binding protein RZ1C isoform X2, translating to MLERDTGRPRGFGFVTFSDHRAMEDAIREMHGSELGGRAISVNKAQPKMASDDTGYGYGGGYSSGSRSSYGGGDRGGDRGGGRSDCFKCGRPGHWARDCPAAAAGGGGGGRFSSRSKFGGGRGDRFGGDRFGDRYMDDRYDGGRYGDRGRFDSKDRYGGRDRYASDRYPSGGDRFAGDQYGGSDRFPHNGYGKDRSFDRDGGPRGGSDRYGSGGPARFSGGGYRERSGPYDRPARGGRPSSYERY from the coding sequence ATGTTGGAAAGAGATACAGGGCGTCCTCGTGGATTTGGATTTGTGACCTTTTCAGATCATCGGGCGATGGAAGATGCAATCAGAGAGATGCATGGAAGTGAGCTTGGAGGTCGTGCCATTTCAGTGAACAAGGCCCAGCCCAAGATGGCCAGTGATGATACTGGGTATGGCTATGGTGGAGGCTACTCATCTGGCAGCAGGAGCAGTTACGGGGGTGGAGATAGAGGTGGAGATAGGGGTGGAGGACGATCTGACTGCTTCAAGTGTGGGCGCCCAGGGCATTGGGCACGGGATTGTCCTGCAGCTGCtgctggtggtggtggcggcggcCGATTCTCTTCACGTTCTAAGTTTGGTGGTGGCCGTGGGGATCGCTTTGGAGGAGATCGTTTTGGTGATCGCTACATGGATGATCGCTATGATGGTGGACGCTATGGAGACAGGGGACGCTTTGACAGCAAAGACAGATACGGGGGACGTGATCGCTATGCCAGTGACAGGTACCCTTCTGGTGGGGATCGCTTTGCTGGTGATCAGTATGGGGGTTCAGACCGATTCCCACATAATGGATATGGGAAAGACAGGAGTTTTGATAGGGATGGTGGCCCAAGGGGAGGTAGTGACAGGTATGGAAGCGGAGGCCCGGCAAGGTTTTCTGGAGGAGGCTACCGGGAAAGGTCAGGTCCATATGACCGGCCTGCCCGTGGAGGGCGGCCATCTTCCTATGAACGCTACTGA
- the LOC122081800 gene encoding glycine-rich RNA-binding protein RZ1C isoform X1 yields MSGGEEMRIFVGGLSWDTTERQLEDAFSPFGKVVETQIMLERDTGRPRGFGFVTFSDHRAMEDAIREMHGSELGGRAISVNKAQPKMASDDTGYGYGGGYSSGSRSSYGGGDRGGDRGGGRSDCFKCGRPGHWARDCPAAAAGGGGGGRFSSRSKFGGGRGDRFGGDRFGDRYMDDRYDGGRYGDRGRFDSKDRYGGRDRYASDRYPSGGDRFAGDQYGGSDRFPHNGYGKDRSFDRDGGPRGGSDRYGSGGPARFSGGGYRERSGPYDRPARGGRPSSYERY; encoded by the exons ATGTCTGGGGGCGAAGAAATGCGTATTTTTGTCGGCGGTTTATCCTGGGATACCACGGAGCGGCAGCTCGAAGATGCATTCAGTCCCTTTGGGAAAGTTGTAGAAACTCAG ATCATGTTGGAAAGAGATACAGGGCGTCCTCGTGGATTTGGATTTGTGACCTTTTCAGATCATCGGGCGATGGAAGATGCAATCAGAGAGATGCATGGAAGTGAGCTTGGAGGTCGTGCCATTTCAGTGAACAAGGCCCAGCCCAAGATGGCCAGTGATGATACTGGGTATGGCTATGGTGGAGGCTACTCATCTGGCAGCAGGAGCAGTTACGGGGGTGGAGATAGAGGTGGAGATAGGGGTGGAGGACGATCTGACTGCTTCAAGTGTGGGCGCCCAGGGCATTGGGCACGGGATTGTCCTGCAGCTGCtgctggtggtggtggcggcggcCGATTCTCTTCACGTTCTAAGTTTGGTGGTGGCCGTGGGGATCGCTTTGGAGGAGATCGTTTTGGTGATCGCTACATGGATGATCGCTATGATGGTGGACGCTATGGAGACAGGGGACGCTTTGACAGCAAAGACAGATACGGGGGACGTGATCGCTATGCCAGTGACAGGTACCCTTCTGGTGGGGATCGCTTTGCTGGTGATCAGTATGGGGGTTCAGACCGATTCCCACATAATGGATATGGGAAAGACAGGAGTTTTGATAGGGATGGTGGCCCAAGGGGAGGTAGTGACAGGTATGGAAGCGGAGGCCCGGCAAGGTTTTCTGGAGGAGGCTACCGGGAAAGGTCAGGTCCATATGACCGGCCTGCCCGTGGAGGGCGGCCATCTTCCTATGAACGCTACTGA
- the LOC122081981 gene encoding probable glucuronoxylan glucuronosyltransferase IRX7, translating into MVFRRTFKSRRLYLRMKFLDRHGRHDKSFCYRYFRWVLSFSLSLYFFSSYLISSSSTTSSLHKATVSISRTSSVSRALFETNTTDLQQPRSQNPVLSRGLFNDLKVYIYDLPPEYNSDWLANDRCSNHLFAAEVAIHKALLSSDLRTVDPWEAHFFFVPVYVSCNFSSENGFPAIGQARPLLASAVRLISSKLPFWNRSGGADHVFVASHDYGACFHAMEDEAIADGIPEFLKRSIMLQTFGVRYRHPCQEVENVLIPPYVSPESIQSTLKRMPENVKRDIWVFFRGKMEAHPKNVSGHFYSRRVRTVMWQKYHRNRKFYLKRHRYDKYQSEIVRSVFCLCPLGWAPWSPRLVESVVLGCVPVIIADGIRFPFPDVVRWSQISLTVAEKDVGKKLGRILEHVAATNLSDIQRNLWDPVNRRALLYNNEIDVGDATWQVLHELSKKLDRSYRISRLLSQ; encoded by the exons ATGGTGTTCAGAAGAACATTCAAGAGCAGACGCTTATATTTGAGGATGAAGTTCTTAGACCGCCATGGAAGACACGATAAGAGCTTCTGTTACAGATATTTCAGATGGGTTCTTTCGTTTTCTTTAAGCCTTTATTTCTTCAGCTCTTATCTTATCAGTAGCTCCAGCACAACCTCATCACTGCATAAAGCTACAGTCTCTATTTCGCGAACCAGCAGCGTTTCCCGAGCACTGTTCGAAACCAACACGACGGATCTGCAACAACCCAGAAGCCAAAATCCAGTCTTGTCTCGAG GTTTGTTCAACGATCTAAAGGTATATATCTACGATCTCCCCCCGGAATACAACAGTGACTGGCTGGCAAACGATCGGTGCAGTAACCATCTGTTCGCTGCGGAAGTCGCGATACACAAGGCTCTGTTGAGTAGCGATTTACGGACGGTCGACCCATGGGAAGCCCATTTTTTCTTTGTCCCGGTTTACGTTTCCTGCAACTTCAGTTCTGAGAATGGGTTTCCGGCGATTGGTCAGGCGCGGCCTCTGTTAGCGTCAGCGGTTCGCCTCATCTCTTCTAAACTGCCGTTCTGGAATCGAAGTGGTGGGGCTGATCATGTTTTCGTTGCTTCCCACGATTACGGTGCCTGTTTTCACGCTATG GAGGACGAAGCGATCGCAGATGGGATTCCGGAGTTCTTGAAGAGATCGATTATGTTGCAGACATTTGGAGTCAGATACCGGCATCCTTGCCAAGAAGTGGAGAATGTGTTGATTCCACCTTATGTGTCGCCGGAGAGTATACAATCCACGCTCAAGAGGATGCCGGAGAACGTCAAGAGGGACATATGGGTTTTCTTCAGAGGGAAGATGGAAGCTCATCCCAAGAACGTCAGCGGACATTTTTACAGCAG GCGAGTACGGACGGTCATGTGGCAGAAGTATCACCGGAACCGGAAGTTTTACCTGAAGCGGCACAGGTACGATAAGTATCAATCAGAGATCGTGCGGTCGGTCTTCTGCCTCTGCCCGCTTGGGTGGGCCCCGTGGAGTCCGAGGCTGGTGGAATCGGTTGTCCTAGGCTGCGTCCCAGTCATAATAGCTGACGGCATCCGATTTCCCTTCCCCGACGTAGTCCGGTGGTCGCAGATCTCGCTGACGGTGGCGGAGAAGGATGTCGGGAAGAAGCTTGGAAGGATACTGGAGCATGTGGCCGCGACAAACCTCTCTGACATCCAGAGGAACCTGTGGGACCCAGTGAACAGGAGGGCCCTACTTTACAACAATGAGATCGACGTGGGTGATGCGACGTGGCAGGTTCTGCATGAACTATCCAAGAAGCTGGATAGATCGTATAGGATTTCGAGACTTTTGAGCCAATGA
- the LOC122080633 gene encoding protein SEEDLING PLASTID DEVELOPMENT 1, whose translation MDRSSSTTVHANKALNGRQPFAQSPSEAPPLLRYRRSPGIFSSSLLLLPLFLPTLTFAISSTIRTLPFLLSQLSFHMRTLNSQFMLIDLHSSWQSANQIPLSAFNYLQNSSLISSVSSSFRRTRRSRSGISTSSSSVHGTGLSSSSLRSPEFRRPSDRFSPANGLLLPSPLTSTSTSSRSDVASELDLFLELIPWRMRKELLRHPEIANLIEVVMDLGRKPLARFPSGDWVMSEQPVKLEDLRHAVSKVGEFSDDNRSGIDHSLHRISAIRNRKRQIIGLTCRFGRAISGSAEMIRDLVEGGGSILVIGPPGVGKTTLIREIARMLADEHMKRVIIVDTSNEIGGDGDVPHSGIGRARRMQVPNVNMQHNVMIEAVENHMPETIIIDEIGTELEALAASTISQRGVQLIGTAHGMTIENIIKNPSLQILVGGVESVTLGDEEAKKRKVQKTILERKGPSTFTCSIEMISRTECRVHHRLDATVDAILAGKLPLFEVRHMDAEADNKSVTSTLELENQHVERGRVTKNEDNGTQVEPMQDIGDYPAKRTKKWVTGRSTTKTSPVLIYTYKILEADLLEVAKVMGLEDDIDVTGDIGTADAILASSFEMKQNPWIRGVAKFHQLPIFVIKSSTMAQMVKAVRTILGMDSSGYTLSLPHRTSSSDIEIGDEAPKRKPSLEEIDALEEVRLAIEYIVIPGGEPVELLPRCSEIIARQLELVESYQLAAETSGTELNPRLQILPLRLNKKASIKYNESSFGR comes from the exons ATGGACCGCAGCAGCAGCACCACGGTGCACGCCAACAAAGCTCTCAACGGTCGGCAACCGTTTGCTCAATCTCCTTCGGAGGCCCCACCTCTGCTACGATATCGGAGATCCCCTGGAATCTTCTCCTcgtccttgcttcttcttcctctgttcctCCCAACGCTTACCTTCGCCATCTCCTCAACAATTCGCACCCTGCCGTTCCTTCTCTCTCAATTAAGTTTTCATATGAGAACTTTGAATTCACAGTTCATGCTGATCGATCTGCACAGCTCATGGCAGTCCGCGAACCAGATTCCTTTATCGGCCTTCAATTACCTTCAAAATTCCAGCCTCATTTCCTCGGTCTCTTCTTCATTTCGTCGAACGCGTCGTTCCCGTAGTGGAATTAgtacttcttcatcttctgtcCATGGGACTGGTCTTTCCTCTTCATCGCTTCGATCTCCTGAATTTCGTCGCCCCAGTGATCGATTCTCTCCTGCAAATGGGCTCCTCCTACCCTCGCCTTTGACTTCCACTTCGACCTCTTCTAGGTCTGACGTTGCCTCGGAATTGGATTTGTTCCTGGAGTTGATTCCTTGGAGGATGCGCAAGGAACTGCTCCGCCACCCTGAGATTGCCAATTTGATTGAAGTGGTCATGGATTTGGGTCGGAAGCCTCTCGCCCGCTTCCCTTCTGGTGATTGGGTGATGTCCGAGCAGCCCGTTAAGCTCGAAGATCTGAGGCATGCCGTCTCCAAG GTTGGTGAATTTTCGGATGACAACCGTTCGGGAATTGACCATTCCCTGCACCGTATCAGTGCTATTCGAAACCGTAAGAGGCAAATAATTGGCCTCACTTGTCGGTTTGGTCGTGCTATATCTGGAAGTGCAGAGATGATACGAGACTTGGTAGAGGGAGGAGGTTCTATCTTGGTCATAGGACCTCCTGGGGTTGGTAAAACAACCTTAATCAG AGAAATAGCTAGAATGTTGGCAGATGAACACATGAAACGAGTTATCATTGTAGATACATCAAATGAGATTGGAGGTGATGGAGATGTCCCTCATTCAGGAATAGGCCGTGCACGGAGGATGCAAGTCCCAAATGTCAATATGCAGCACAAT GTTATGATTGAAGCAGTTGAAAATCACATGCCTGAAACCATTATAATTGATGAAATTGGGACAGAGCTTGAAGCATTAGCAGCCAGTACAATTTCTCAAAGAGGGGTCCAATTGATTGGAACAGCCCATGGAATGACAATCGAAAACATAATAAAGAACCCTTCTCTGCAAATTCTTGTTGGTGGCGTAGAG AGTGTTACTCTTGGTGACGaggaagcaaagaagaggaaagtGCAGAAGACAATTCTTGAGAGGAAGGGACCTTCAACGTTTACATGTTCTATCGAGATGATATCTAGGACGGAGTGCCGTGTTCACCACAGATTAGATGCAACAGTGGATGCTATTCTGGCAG GGAAGTTGCCTTTATTTGAAGTGCGACATATGGATGCTGAAGCTGATAACAAGTCTGTTACGTCCACTCTTGAGCTTGAAAACCAACACGTTGAGAGAGGCCGGGTCACCAAGAACGAAGATAATGGTACTCAAGTAGAGCCTATGCAAGATATTGGAGATTATCCTGCCAAGCGCACCAAGAAATGGGTTACTGGTAGATCCACAACGAAGACTTCCCCAGTTCTAATTTACACATACAAA ATCCTGGAAGCTGATTTGCTAGAAGTGGCAAAAGTAATGGGGCTGGAGGATGACATAGATGTAACTGGAGATATTGGAACAGCAGATGCTATTCTAGCATCCAGTTTTGAGATGAAGCAGAATCCCTGGATCCGTGGTGTAGCTAAGTTTCATCAGTTGCCAATTTTTGTTATCAAG TCAAGTACAATGGCACAGATGGTAAAGGCAGTTCGCACAATTCTTGGTATGGATTCATCTGGTTATACTTTGAGCTTGCCACACAGAACAAGTTCATCAGATATTGAAATTGGAGATGAGGcaccaaaaagaaaaccctCATTGGAGGAGATCGATGCCTTGGAG GAGGTTCGACTTGCAATCGAGTATATCGTGATTCCTGGTGGTGAACCTGTAGAACTCCTCCCAAGGTGCTCCGAGATAATTGCACGACAGCTGGAGCTTGTTGAGAGCTATCAGCTGGCTGCAGAGACGTCAGGTACTGAGTTGAACCCAAGGTTGCAGATCCTTCCCTTGAGGTTAAACAAGAAAGCTTCCATTAAATACAATGAATCCAGTTTCGGTAGATGA